In the bacterium genome, one interval contains:
- a CDS encoding adenylate kinase: MNSIPVIIFLGAPGAGKGTQAEYLSKLLSIPKISTGDMLRSAVQKDSPLGRKVQEIMKEGGLVDDETMLNLIRERISRPDCKDGFILDGYPRNRKQAAQLEEVLPAERRLIVINIQVSEEQVVKRIAGRRTCPKCGNVYNVHFRPPAEDEKCDQEGTLLVRRADDAEEVVRKRIRTYKKETLPLIDYYKKRGVLTAINGVNQRDVVASKIIDAVN; encoded by the coding sequence ATGAATTCGATTCCGGTAATTATTTTTCTTGGGGCACCCGGAGCTGGTAAAGGTACGCAAGCTGAGTATTTATCGAAGCTACTGTCGATACCCAAGATTTCAACCGGAGACATGCTCCGGTCGGCCGTACAAAAGGATTCGCCACTGGGACGCAAGGTGCAGGAGATCATGAAAGAGGGCGGGCTGGTAGATGATGAAACGATGTTGAATCTGATTCGGGAAAGGATCAGCAGGCCGGATTGCAAGGATGGGTTTATTCTCGATGGTTATCCAAGGAATCGGAAACAGGCTGCTCAATTGGAGGAAGTGCTTCCAGCGGAGAGACGATTGATTGTAATTAACATTCAGGTTTCGGAAGAGCAAGTCGTGAAGCGGATTGCCGGTAGAAGGACTTGTCCGAAATGCGGAAATGTTTATAACGTTCATTTTCGACCGCCAGCCGAGGATGAAAAATGCGACCAGGAAGGAACGCTTTTAGTCCGACGAGCCGATGACGCGGAAGAGGTGGTCCGGAAACGGATCAGGACTTATAAAAAGGAGACGCTCCCTTTGATCGATTATTACAAGAAAAGGGGAGTATTGACAGCTATTAACGGCGTAAATCAGAGGGACGTCGTTGCTAGTAAAATTATAGACGCAGTGAATTAG